A region of Sugiyamaella lignohabitans strain CBS 10342 chromosome A, complete sequence DNA encodes the following proteins:
- the LYS21 gene encoding homocitrate synthase LYS21 (Homocitrate synthase isozyme; catalyzes the condensation of acetyl-CoA and alpha-ketoglutarate to form homocitrate, which is the first step in the lysine biosynthesis pathway; LYS21 has a paralog, LYS20, that arose from the whole genome duplication; GO_component: GO:0005739 - mitochondrion [Evidence IEA,IEA]; GO_component: GO:0005634 - nucleus [Evidence IDA] [PMID 11914276]; GO_component: GO:0005634 - nucleus [Evidence IDA] [PMID 9099739]; GO_function: GO:0003824 - catalytic activity [Evidence IEA]; GO_function: GO:0004410 - homocitrate synthase activity [Evidence IEA,IEA]; GO_function: GO:0004410 - homocitrate synthase activity [Evidence ISS] [PMID 9099739]; GO_function: GO:0016740 - transferase activity [Evidence IEA]; GO_function: GO:0046912 - transferase activity, transferring acyl groups, acyl groups converted into alkyl on transfer [Evidence IEA]; GO_process: GO:0019752 - carboxylic acid metabolic process [Evidence IEA]; GO_process: GO:0008652 - cellular amino acid biosynthetic process [Evidence IEA]; GO_process: GO:0009085 - lysine biosynthetic process [Evidence IEA]; GO_process: GO:0019878 - lysine biosynthetic process via aminoadipic acid [Evidence IEA,IEA]; GO_process: GO:0019878 - lysine biosynthetic process via aminoadipic acid [Evidence IGI,IMP] [PMID 18524920]), whose translation MSASTTTPAAAAPAATDGPNEKNGANPVVTQVNPYGPHPSDYLSNVSGFQLIESTLREGEQFANAFFDTEKKIEIAKALDDFGVDYIELTSPAASEQSRKDCEAICKLGLKAKILTHIRCHMDDAKLAVATGVDGVDVVIGTSQFLRQYSHGKDMNYIAKSAVEVIEFVKSHGIEIRFSSEDSFRSDLVDLLNIYRTVDKIGVNRVGIADTVGCANPRQVYELVRTLKSIVSCDIECHFHNDTGCAIANAYTALEAGAKLIDVSVLGIGERNGITPLGGLMARMIAADRDYVLSKYKLHKLRELETLVAEAVQVNIPFNNPITGFCAFTHKAGIHAKAILANPSTYEILNPSDFGLTRYIHFANRLTGWNAIKSRVDQLNLNLTDDQCKEVTAKIKKLGDVRSLNIDDVDSIIRDYHQSVTTPALNPVDDADLPAIKKQKTEAATNGTNGASA comes from the coding sequence ATGTCTgcttctactactactccagctgctgctgctcctgctgctactgacgGTCCTAATGAGAAGAACGGTGCTAACCCAGTAGTCACCCAAGTCAACCCCTACGGACCCCATCCTTCGGATTACCTTTCCAATGTCAGTGGATTCCAACTGATCGAGTCTACTCTTCGTGAGGGTGAACAATTTGCCAATGCTTTCTTCGACactgagaagaagatcgagATTGCCAAGGCTTTAGATGACTTTGGTGTTGACTACATCGAGTTGActtctcctgctgcttctgagCAATCCAGAAAGGATTGTGAGGCCATTTGTAAGCTCGGACTCAAGGCCAAGATCCTTACTCACATCAGATGTCACATGGACGATGCCAAGTTGGctgttgctactggtgtTGACGGTGTTGATGTCGTTATTGGTACTTCTCAATTCCTTCGTCAATATTCTCATGGTAAGGATATGAACTACATTGCCAAGAGTGCTGTTGAAGTTATTGAGTTTGTTAAGAGTCACGGTATTGAGATCCGATTTTCTTCGGAGGATTCGTTCCGTTCCGATTTGGTCGATTTGCTCAATATCTACAGAACCGTTGACAAGATCGGTGTTAACCGTGTTGGTATTGCTGATACCGTTGGTTGTGCCAACCCTCGTCAAGTTTATGAACTTGTTCGTACTCTTAAGTCGATTGTTTCTTGTGATATCGAGTGTCATTTCCACAACGATACCGGTTGTGCCATTGCCAATGCTTACACTGCTTTGGAGGCTGGTGCCAAGCTCATTGACGTTTCTGTTCTCGGTATTGGTGAGAGAAACGGTATCACTCCTCTTGGAGGTTTGATGGCCCGTAtgattgctgctgaccGTGACTACGTTCTTTCTAAGTACAAGCTTCACAAGTTGAGAGAATTAGAAACCTTGGTTGCTGAGGCTGTTCAAGTTAACATTCCTTTCAACAACCCCATCACTGGTTTCTGTGCCTTTACCCACAAGGCCGGTATCCACGCCAAGGCCATTCTTGCCAACCCTTCGACATACGAGATCCTCAACCCCTCGGATTTCGGTCTTACCAGATACATTCACTTTGCCAACCGTCTGACCGGATGGAACGCTATCAAGTCCCGTGTTGACCAATTGAACCTCAACCTGACCGACGACCAATGTAAGGAAGTCACTGCTAAGATCAAGAAGCTCGGTGACGTCCGTTCGCTAAATATCGACGATGTCGACTCCATCATCAGAGACTACCACCAGTCCGTCACCACCCCTGCTCTCAACCCTGTTGACGACGCCGACCTCCCTGCTATCAAGAAGCAAAAGACCGAAGCCGCTACCAACGGCACTAACGGCGCCTCTGCTTAA
- the VPH1 gene encoding H(+)-transporting V0 sector ATPase subunit a (Subunit a of the vacuolar-ATPase V0 domain; one of two isoforms (Stv1p and Vph1p); Stv1p is located in V-ATPase complexes of the Golgi and endosomes while Vph1p is located in V-ATPase complexes of the vacuole; GO_component: GO:0005794 - Golgi apparatus [Evidence IEA]; GO_component: GO:0005794 - Golgi apparatus [Evidence IDA] [PMID 11592965]; GO_component: GO:0005794 - Golgi apparatus [Evidence IDA] [PMID 11948198]; GO_component: GO:0000139 - Golgi membrane [Evidence IEA]; GO_component: GO:0005768 - endosome [Evidence IEA]; GO_component: GO:0010008 - endosome membrane [Evidence IEA]; GO_component: GO:0016021 - integral component of membrane [Evidence IEA]; GO_component: GO:0016021 - integral component of membrane [Evidence ISM] [PMID 12192589]; GO_component: GO:0005770 - late endosome [Evidence IDA] [PMID 11592965]; GO_component: GO:0016020 - membrane [Evidence IEA]; GO_component: GO:0033179 - proton-transporting V-type ATPase, V0 domain [Evidence IEA]; GO_component: GO:0000220 - vacuolar proton-transporting V-type ATPase, V0 domain [Evidence IEA]; GO_component: GO:0000220 - vacuolar proton-transporting V-type ATPase, V0 domain [Evidence IDA,ISS] [PMID 7514599]; GO_function: GO:0015078 - hydrogen ion transmembrane transporter activity [Evidence IEA]; GO_function: GO:0046961 - proton-transporting ATPase activity, rotational mechanism [Evidence IGI,ISS] [PMID 7514599]; GO_process: GO:0015991 - ATP hydrolysis coupled proton transport [Evidence IEA]; GO_process: GO:0006811 - ion transport [Evidence IEA]; GO_process: GO:0015992 - proton transport [Evidence IEA]; GO_process: GO:0006810 - transport [Evidence IEA]; GO_process: GO:0007035 - vacuolar acidification [Evidence IEP,IGI,IMP,ISS] [PMID 11278748]; GO_process: GO:0007035 - vacuolar acidification [Evidence IGI] [PMID 7514599]) → MSLVQLYIGTEIGRDVVSALGEVGILQLRDLNAKVSAFQRSFVKEIRRLDNAERQLRLFSKQLEKEGILAGPAPDDVPVAAKPSDVDELLSRLDGLEERILQLNDSEETLLKRQMQLTELRHVIFASNNFFSQERSNEAVLSSVQHDDDAELLDNDNEDSPLLSTGQDALHPPTAGHALRRRNSFSARNVSFVSGVIARKNISALARILWRALRGNLYISFGEIDEPIYDPKTKGLVDKSYFIVFTHGIDLVSKVKKISEALEADLYPIDEAPELRREHLTEVNKQLEDINSVVANTKSTLHSELSIISSKISYWSVVVAKEKAIYQALNLFLYDQNRKSLIGEGWIPTDEVANVQSLLRNISDRAGVEVPSILNLLDTNKTPPTFHRTNKFTAAFQAIVDVYAIATYQEVNPGLPTVITFPFMFAIMFGDLGHGFILFLAALALVLNETKIGKMKNRDEIFDMAYSGRYILLLMGIFSMYTGFMYNDLFSKSMTLFQSGWQWPESWNEGDAIEAHSVGVYPFGLDPAWHGTENNLLFTNSYKMKLSILMGYLHMSYSYMFSLVNAVYFKSAIDIWGNFVPGLLFMQGIFGYLSLSIVYKWTVDWVAIGERPPGLLNMLIGMFLSPGTVEEKLYPGQAVVQNFLVIVALICVPWLLLLKPLYLRHKMQQHTYEAVSEEEGHGHANGNGHAQIEGSSGNPDAQGDDDDDEEGEGHSEAFGDIMIHQVIHTIEFCLNCVSHTASYLRLWALSLAHSQLSSVLWSMTIQSAFGMSGIVGVFMTVFLFFLWFTLTVAVLVVMEGTSAMLHSLRLHWVESMSKFFEGEGKPYTPFSFKTILEEPSV, encoded by the coding sequence ATGTCGCTGGTTCAGCTTTATATTGGGACAGAGATTGGTAGAGACGTTGTTTCTGCGTTGGGCGAGGTCGGGATTTTGCAATTGCGTGATTTGAATGCCAAGGTTAGTGCTTTTCAGCGTAGTTTTGTCAAGGAGATCCGCAGGCTAGATAATGCTGAGAGACAGTTGAGACTTTTCAGTAAACAGCTTGAGAAAGAAGGCATTTTAGCTGGTCCCGCTCCAGATGATGTTCCAGTGGCTGCGAAACCAAGCGATGTGGACGAATTGTTGAGTCGTTTGGATGGTTTGGAAGAACGTATTTTACAATTGAATGATTCGGAAGAAACGCTGTTGAAGAGACAGATGCAGTTGACAGAACTGCGTCATGTTATTTTCGcttcaaataattttttcagTCAGGAAAGAAGCAATGAAGCTGTTTTGAGCTCGGTTCAACATGACGATGATGCGGAATTGTTGGATAATGATAACGAGGATTCTCCTTTGTTGAGTACTGGTCAAGACGCACTTCATCCTCCTACTGCAGGCCATGCTCTTCGTAGGAGAAATAGCTTTTCGGCTAGAAACGTCAGTTTTGTTTCGGGAGTTATTGCTAGAAAGAATATTTCTGCTTTGGCTAGAATTCTTTGGAGAGCTTTGAGAGGTAATTTGTATATTTCATTTGGCGAAATCGACGAGCCTATTTATGATCCCAAGACAAAGGGGTTGGTCGATAAGAGCTACTTTATTGTGTTTACTCATGGTATTGATTTGGTCAGTAAGGTCAAGAAGATCTCTGAGGCTTTAGAGGCTGATCTGTATCCTATTGACGAGGCACCGGAACTGCGTCGTGAACATTTGACCGAGGTCAATAAACAGTTGGAAGATATTAATTCGGTTGTGGCTAATACTAAGAGCACACTTCACTCGGAATTGTCGATTATTTCTAGCAAGATTTCGTACTGGTCGGTTGTAGTTGCTAAGGAAAAGGCCATTTATCAAGCGTTGAATCTGTTTTTGTACGATCAGAATCGAAAGTCGTTGATTGGTGAAGGTTGGATTCCGACTGATGAAGTCGCTAATGTACAATCTTTATTgagaaatatttctgatcGTGCTGGTGTCGAGGTTCCATCGATTTtgaatcttcttgatactAATAAGACACCTCCTACATTCCATCGAACTAACAAGTTCACTGCTGCTTTCCAGGCTATTGTCGATGTATATGCCATTGCTACGTACCAGGAAGTGAATCCCGGTCTTCCTACTGTGATTACTTTCCCGTTTATGTTTGCCATTATGTTTGGTGATTTGGGACACGGATTTATTCTGTTTTTGGCGGCTCTTGCCCTTGTTTTGAACGAAACCAAGATTGGTAAAATGAAGAACCGTGACGAGATCTTTGATATGGCTTATAGTGGAAGATACattctgctgttgatggGTATTTTCTCGATGTATACAGGTTTCATGTATAACGATTTGTTTTCGAAGTCGATGACTCTGTTCCAGTCAGGCTGGCAATGGCCCGAATCTTGGAACGAGGGCGATGCTATTGAAGCCCATTCTGTGGGTGTTTATCCGTTTGGTTTGGATCCTGCCTGGCACGGAACCGAAAACAACCTGCTATTCACCAATTCGTACAAAATGAAGCTGTCCATTCTCATGGGATACTTGCACATGTCGTACAGTTACATGTTTTCGCTTGTCAATGCCGTTTACTTCAAGTCTGCTATTGATATCTGGGGTAACTTTGTTCCCGGTCTGCTGTTCATGCAGGGCATTTTCGGATACCTGTCTCTGTCTATTGTGTATAAGTGGACAGTTGATTGGGTGGCTATTGGCGAGCGACCTCCTGGTCTGTTGAACATGCTTATTGGTATGTTCCTTTCGCCAGGAACTGTCGAGGAGAAGTTGTACCCTGGACAAGCCGTGGTTCAGAACTTCCTGGTCATTGTCGCGCTTATTTGTGTTCCCTGGCTGCTTCTTTTGAAGCCTTTGTACCTCCGTCACAAGATGCAACAGCATACTTATGAAGCTGtatctgaagaagaaggacaCGGTCATGCCAACGGCAATGGCCACGCTCAAATCGAGGGTAGTTCTGGCAATCCTGATGCTCAAggtgacgatgacgacgacgaggaagGCGAGGGCCATAGCGAGGCGTTTGGTGATATCATGATCCACCAGGTCATTCATACCATTGAATTCTGTTTGAACTGTGTTTCCCACACCGCCTCGTACCTCCGTCTGTGGGCCCTGTCATTGGCTCACTCGCAACTGTCGTCTGTTCTGTGGTCCATGACCATTCAATCGGCCTTTGGCATGTCGGGCATTGTCGGTGTGTTTATGACCGTGTTCCTGTTCTTCCTGTGGTTCACCCTGACCGTCGCCGTCCTGGTCGTCATGGAGGGAACCTCGGCCATGCTCCACTCTCTGCGTCTGCACTGGGTCGAGTCCATGTCCAAGTTCTTCGAGGGAGAAGGCAAGCCCTACACCCCCTTCTCCTTCAAAACAATCCTCGAAGAACCATCTGTTTAA